The following proteins come from a genomic window of Crassostrea angulata isolate pt1a10 chromosome 1, ASM2561291v2, whole genome shotgun sequence:
- the LOC128158689 gene encoding uncharacterized protein KIAA0930 homolog, whose amino-acid sequence MEESRTPSPTSEKSNSEIKSSDSFQELMQIIKNERTKESTIISTDGFEVMNDSTSFWTDIFTKYFIDPSKLPDDQRDDMLFYVRKTHNPKNKSFTFRPEIEVYRRDSKSLPALEDKTIDWEETVYMNIISHQLVYTATCAVCTRTSEHHLQILRKFSQRVYPSPSKRRMDDKGTEEELTYPNIYFTVDNFEEAFGDIVVRDGELVSVELTASDRHGRAQGVIFLGAVRYEVLKKVYDARLSLTSKMMQTMSLGMIKQNKRVEFVRMRGPKSKGHAEIAVSRVPGSGPETPNKENFKLEDFNDEQAQDPNQQNQYTHRRMSDPSESFGSLVRGGIRRLSMKKSRSETEDVNAGIVNCQEVEATTLQSELEQSTHANGFLGKAFGQAWMLFKEQKRATSVALNSYLTYITLPWHWIIADLIDAQQKPVLTS is encoded by the exons atggAGGAAAGTCGGACACCTTCCCCTActtcagaaaaatcaaattcagaGATTAAGAGCAGTGATTCATTTCAGGAGTTGATGCAGATTATTAAAAATGAACGCACTAAAGAATCTACTATAATTTCCACAGACG GATTTGAGGTGATGAATGATTCCACTTCCTTTTGGACTGATATCTTTACCAAGTACTTCATTGATCCTTCCAAATTGCCTGATGATCAGAGAGATGACATGTTGTTTTATGTCAGAAAAACTCACAATCCAAAAAACAAGTCATTTACATTTAGA cctGAAATTGAAGTATATAGAAGAGACTCTAAGTCGCTCCCCGCCCTTGAGGATAAAACAATAGACTGGGAGGAGACTGTGTACATGAACATTATATCACACCAG CTTGTGTACACAGCCACATGTGCAGTTTGTACAAGAACAAGTGAACATCATCTTCAAATTCTTAGAAAATTCTCACAG AGAGTTTACCCTTCTCCAAGTAAAAGAAGAATGGATGATAAAGGAACGGAAGAAGAACTCACTTATCCTAACATATATTTTACTGTTGATAACTTTGAAGAG GCTTTTGGAGACATAGTGGTAAGAGATGGCGAGTTAGTGTCTGTAGAACTAACAGCATCAGACAGGCATGGCAGGGCACagggagttatctttcttggaGCAGTGCGTTATGAAGTTCTGAAGAAAGTGTACGATGCCAGG TTGAGCCTGACGTCAAAGATGATGCAGACCATGTCTTTAGGAATGATAAAACAGAACAAGAGGGTGGAGTTTGTCAGGATGCGGGGGCCAAAGAGCAAAGGTCATGCAGAGATTGCTGTCAGTAGAGTCCCGGGGTCAGGTCCAGAAACACCCaacaaagaaaacttcaaaCTAGAGGATTTCAACGATGAACAG GCTCAGGATCCCAATCAACAAAACCAGTACACACATCGCAGGATGAGTGATCCAAGTGAATCGTTCGGTTCATTGGTTCGGGGAGGGATCCGTCGTCTCAGCATGAAAAAGTCACGTTCAGAAACAGAGGATGTCAATGCCGGCATAGTCAACTGCCAGGAAGTGGAAGCTACGACATTACAGAGTG AATTGGAGCAGTCTACACATGCTAATGGATTCTTGGGCAAAGCCTTTGGACAGGCCTGGATGCTTTTCAAAGAGCAGAAGAGAGCCACAAGTGTGGCACTGAATTCCTATCTCACATACATTACCCTCCCGTGGCATTGGATCATAGCAG ATTTAATCGATGCGCAGCAGAAACCAGTGTTAACATCCTGA